One stretch of Centroberyx gerrardi isolate f3 chromosome 13, fCenGer3.hap1.cur.20231027, whole genome shotgun sequence DNA includes these proteins:
- the LOC139912273 gene encoding double-stranded RNA-specific editase B2-like has translation MLSALISPTRHRDTGTASAEDADNSSTSSLEVKENQDHKNQVDCDLLRKYHPSTFCETVPRHGTRALKRKQPLGDGKDRFLYQSHLTCKRTAWAVTQKNALVQLNELRPGLQYEIMSKTGPLHAPVFSIGVEVNGLRFEGRGPTKKQAKMRAAELALRSFVQFPNASQAHATLGNLTGTPMDFTADKLDIPDAFLKEFEPSLRENCDLLRCNTGKKEVLSSIYNHMLVFSRVCSKRQTLNASLSEKLNPVALLNELRPGLRYICLTERVQGRPVRSFVMVVRVEGRVFEGCGHSKRLAKAQAAAAALQALYNVSLGSERKLLGLTASRAKNQLPQCFAESIFQLVREKYAALTDSCCSASLARHKVLAGIVMTRGLDLRSAQVVCLATGTKCLDWDSVSERGVTLSDCHAEVVARRALLRFLYAQLELLLSKRAAGSEQSVLVADKGRGFRLRDGVLLHMYVSSSPCGDARLNCPYETTAAYPGSHRRARRFRCHLRVKMDGGEGTLPVTARRANQKWDGASPGKRLVTMSCTDKMAKWSVLGLQGALLSQLLEPVYLHSLTVGTLSHTGHLGRALARRLGHIRHLPFPYRRHPLLLGCLSSSEVRPAGKSPNLSLNWSYGDEGLEEICTSTGRRRECGTPSRLCSRSLFSRWQGLQQQLSGQVSGAEASVRTYSGSKMAAARYQRARQQFAVALQDGGLGTWARKPPELGHFHASV, from the exons ATGTTGTCGGCCCTCATCAGTCCCACGAGACACAGGGACACTGGAACGGCTTCAGCTGAGGACGCAGACAATTCAA GTACCAGCAGTTTAGAGGTGAAAGAGAATCAGGACCATAAAAACCAAGTGGACTGTGACCTTCTACGAAAATATCACCCGTCAACCTTTTGCGAGACCGTCCCCAGACACGGGACAAGAGCCCTGAAGAGGAAGCAGCCACTGGGGGACGGGAAAGACCGATTCCTCTACCAAAGCCACTTGACTTGTAAGAGAACGGCCTGGGCTGTGACTCAGAAGAACGCGCTGGTACAGCTGAACGAGCTGCGACCGGGTCTGCAGTACGAGATCATGTCCAAGACGGGTCCGCTTCACGCTCCGGTGTTTTCCATCGGCGTTGAGGTAAACGGTCTCCGCTTCGAGGGCCGAGGGCCGACGAAGAAGCAGGCGAAGATGCGGGCTGCGGAGCTGGCTCTCCGGTCCTTCGTCCAGTTCCCCAACGCCTCCCAGGCGCACGCCACCTTGGGGAATCTCACAGGCACCCCAATGGATTTTACAGCGGATAAACTGGACATCCCTGACGCGTTCCTCAAAGAGTTTGAGCCATCGTTGCGTGAGAACTGCGACCTCTTGCGTTGCAACACAGGAAAAAAGGAGGTCCTCTCCAGCATATACAACCATATGCTTGTTTTTTCAAGGGTTTGTTCAAAAAGACAAACTCTTAACGCTTCACTTTCAGAGAAACTCAACCCAGTGGCATTGCTCAACGAGTTGCGACCAGGACTCAGGTACATCTGCCTGACCGAGAGAGTTCAGGGAAGGCCGGTGAGGAGTTTTGTCATGGTGGTGCGGGTGGAGGGGCGGGTGTTCGAGGGGTGTGGCCACAGCAAGAGGCTGGCCAAGGCCCAGGCGGCAGCAGCTGCCCTGCAGGCTTTATACAACGTCAGCCTGGGATCAGAGAGGAAACTGCTGGGCCTCACTGCCAGCAGAGCCAAAAATCAGCTACCTCAG tgcTTTGCAGAGTCGATCTTCCAGCTGGTGAGAGAGAAGTACGCAGCGCTGACAGACAGTTGCTGCTCCGCCTCGCTCGCCCGTCACAAAGTGCTGGCAGGGATAGTAATGACCAGAG gacttGACCTGAGATCAGCCCAGGTCGTGTGTCTGGCCACGGGGACGAAGTGTCTGGACTGGGACTCGGTCAGCGAGCGCGGCGTGACGCTGAGCGACTGCCACGCCGAGGTCGTCGCCAGGAGGGCGCTGCTGAGATTCCTCTACGCtcagctggagctgctgctgag CAAGCGAGCGGCCGGGTCGGAGCAGTCCGTCTTGGTGGCAGATAAGGGGCGTGGCTTCAGGCTGCGGGACGGCGTCCTGCTGCACATGTACGTCAGCTCCTCGCCGTGCGGAGACGCTCGACTCAACTGTCCCTACGAGACCACAGCCGCAt ATCCCGGCAGCCACCGGCGGGCGCGGAGGTTCCGCTGTCACCTCAGGGTGAAGATGGACGGCGGGGAGGGGACGCTTCCTGTTACGGCGCGGAGAGCCAATCAGAAATGGGACGGGGCGTCGCCGGGTAAACGTCTCGTCACCATGTCCTGCACCGACAAAATGGCAAA GTGGAGCGTCCTGGGCCTGCAGGGGGCGCTGCTGTCCCAGCTGCTGGAGCCGGTGTACCTGCACAGCCTGACGGTCGGGACGCTGAGCCACACGGGCCACCTGGGCCGGGCGCTGGCCCGCCGCCTCGGACACATCCGCCACCTGCCCTTCCCCTACCGCCGACACCCGCTGCTGCTCGGCT gtCTGAGCAGCAGCGAGGTTCGGCCGGCGGGGAAGTCGCCCAACCTGAGTCTGAACTGGAGTTACGGGGACGAGGGTCTGGAGGAGATCTGCACCTCCACcggcaggaggagagagtgtgggaCGCCGTCACGCCTCTGCAGCCGCTCCCTCTTCAGCCGCTGGCAGggcctgcagcagcag ctgagcGGTCAGGTGTCGGGTGCAGAAGCCTCCGTGAGGACGTACTCTggctccaagatggccgccgcacGCTACCAGAGGGCCAGGCAGCAGTTTGCCGTCGCTCTGCAGGACGGAGGGCTGGGAACCTGGGCCAGAAAACCTC